The segment ATTGTCTATGAGGTTGTTAATGTCCTTCACTAATGGATTCAGGAATTCTTCCAAACAACCCGGCTTTGACGATCCACCAAAAACACCGACCACAAATACCGGGATGCTGAACAATTCTACCACTCTTATTTGAATCGGAATTAAATTTTTCCGACTTTTCCTAAATAGTGGCAGTCCATCAATGGACACATCGATTGTGATTTGTTCTACATCTGGACAAATATACCTACAAGCAAGCAAGAATATTATAATCAATATTACATTAAACATACACGCAAGGGATGTAAGCATACTTACTCAAAATAGTTTTGTAGCACTGATTGTATTCCGCGGTACCACATTTGCCCACCGCTTATTGGGAAAATTTGCTTGCCAACTTGAATTGGTGTTTTCATCAATGTTTGTGATGATTTTGGAACAGGAGCTTGAAAGTGTTTTCGTATTATAGCAAGGATAGTTCTAATAGTGAAACGGGACAGGCGACTTATAATAGCTAGATGTCTGAGGGCATCATTTAAAGAAAGCTTATGAACAAAACTTAAATCATCGTCCTTTTCCACTTCATTCTCGTCTACATAGTCGATGAAACTGTCGTATACACCTTCACCACCAGAAGAGAATGCAAAAGAAGTGTAATCTGCCAACAGTTCTGGAACTTCTACTGGATGATTTTCTAAAAAGAAAACGACGATTAAATATATAAtacaatttacaaaacaaaaggcaCACACTCACCTACTAAGAGATCCGGCCATGGAATGTTCGATGAGGCAAGATCAACATTAGCAAGTTGCTCATTGCATATTCGGTAAAATTCTTCTAGCTCCCGCTTTCGCTCGCGATAATAATTCCCATCATGTCGCTGCATTGTCGAACGTAGGTTTAATTTCTACTAGTTTTTCACGAAAATAATGTAGCAATGTGCAGATCTTTCCCATTCACCAACATACCGGTCAAATGTAAACAAGTATTATAAACGCGATTCAAAACTTGACAGCAAAATaccgagcaaaaaaaaatgacagcGATGAATCAAAAGAaacgttatttttattttctttatttttatagagactttgagccaattggCCTCAATCGCCTTTTCAAGAAACATTATCATTACCTTCGTTTCTATGACCAAAAATGCACCCTTATCTTTATGACCACCTACGCGAGTAGATTATACATTTTGTAAAGGAATTCGTATTTTTATTGGtgaaaaaatacattatttaacattattatacattatttataataaCGATACTTCTTTTTATGTTATAAATTAATGATGTTTGACTTTTAGTTACGTAAATTGAATGCGCAGTAAATAGTTCAACTTCCACCAATAGACCACCATGTTGTTCCAGTTGTCGGGgcaaaaaattcaatttatatgaatttagaaaaaaatatttggagTTAGACACCTTTTGGAATAGGCTCTATAAATATAAGTTTATCCATTGCTATACATATCATTACAAAAATAACGAGTTGATCTAAACTCAAATCTCTTATTGTATATATTACCTATGCGGAATAGGTGGTTATAGAAATGAAGGTTAGAAGAGGAGAAGATGACTTACAAATTGTGCGTAACTTAAATAATCTCTCGTTCTTGATTTTGAATTATGTGGTGAGACTAGAAAGAGTGAGTAAGCTGTGTGAAGAATCATTTCGATTGTCAAGCGGGGGGTAGCAACGGGTGGAAGGAACATGAAACGCATGGAAATTGAGTGCAGTCACTCATCGTGAGCGACTTTTTTCCGCGGGGGAGGTGCGCTAAGCGCTCACGCTGGGACACTcacgatgcttgaaataaaatgttaacaagcatcgatttcaagcatgcatgtcgcgcgacattttgccaagcgggaTTCTTTTTTCAAGAGTTTCAAGCCCTAACAACTGACACCTCGTACGATTAGATGCTAGCACgtcgttattattattataaatattattattattattataattataataataattattacaattataattattattattattatttttatttttattttaattattattataattattattattattattattattattattattattattattattattattattattattatctaaattattattattattattattattattattattattattattattattatttttattattattattattattatttttgttattattattattataattattattattatcataattattattgttattattattatttttattattatgattattattactattattattattattattattattattattagtattatttttataattgttattattattattattattattattattatcattattattatttgtatcattattgttattattattattattattattattattattaatattattatcattattgttattattattattattattattattattattattattattaatattattattaatattattatttttattattattattattgttattattattagcatATCACAACATATCGACTGTCAGTTATGGCCTCGTGGTGTTTATGTCAACATTCTCTACCCCGTGAACGCATCTGCTTGCACGAGTTTGCCGTTCACTACTTCTGTGTCCGGTATTATCCCTGATGAGCTTTTTGGTGGTGTTGCTCCTGATCTACTTCAACATCTATTACTGCTAGCTTAACTGTGGGACGCTTTAGCATTTTACCTGTGGCAGTGCGGACTAAAGCTTGTCGAACGATACCATCTTTCCCTGGGAACGTTTCTTCCACTATCGCTCGTAACCATTCCTTCCTCGGACCTTCAGTTATGAAGCATATATCCCCTATTTGATGctgcttacagggttttagcCATTTGGTTCGACGGTTCAGTGTTGGTATGTATTCTTTCAACCAACGATTCCACATAGCCTCGGAGAGGATTATCATTCGCTGGTAGCTACTTCGTAAGGCTAGATCGGGTATTGTAcgcagtttttcttttgtccCAGCCGAGCTAcctaaaatgaaatgattagGGGTTAGCGCTTCCCTATCTGCTGACTCTTGAGGCATATTTGTTAGTGGGCGGGAGTTGATTAAATGTTCTACGTCTGTCAAAACGGTTAGCAAAAGTTCATCATTCAACCGTCTCCCATCATCCAACGCGATCAACCCTTCTTTCACACTTCTAACTAGTCGTTCCCAAACTCCCCCCATATGCGGCGCGGAGGGAGGATTGAAGTTCCATTTAGTATGGGCGTCCGTAAAGGTGGTTGCACAGGTAAGGTTCACATTCATCATCtgcttttttaattcattactGGCGCCTTGGAAGTTAGTCCCATTATCTGAGAAGATTTCTGTCGGAGGACCTCTTCTGCTAACGAATCTCCTGATGGCCATTATGCATGATTCTGTTGAAAGGCTGTGAGCTGTAGTATCGTGGTTTAGCACGTCTGGATCCTTCCTCGGTCTCCACACAACTGCCTCTTTATTCTTCTCTAGTCCATCATTCCCAACTGACATACCAAGGTTGCTTAACTAAGATATCCCCCAAAGGTTGCTACATTACATTCACTTTTTCCTTTTATAAATGTTTGTATAATACATCTTATTCTAAATATTAGCCTACTACAGCCGTCATACGAAGTCTTTTAAGTAACCTGGCTTTTGTGTAATTCGTTTACTTCTTTGAAGCTCCTGTTCTTTTGATTCGAATGAATTGTTCCTTGAGGTGGTCGCAGGTAATGGGGTGTTATTTTCACTTGCAGATTCATTGCTCCCAACCGGGCAAGTGTTTTTAGGAGCAGCAATTTTCAATAAGTGAGAAACATGCCTACGATACTTTACTCCTGTTTCTTTGCAAGCCACTATCACATCacctcctttccttttttctactATATATATTTTGGGACCAAAGTTTGCAGAcaatttgttggttttgaaTGGTTTTTTCAATAGAACCTCATCTCCTTCGGCTATAGGATTGGTTTTTGCGTTTCTACGTTTATCTGCGtacaattttcctttttcttttgattCTCTGTCTCGGTCCGCTGTTTCTTCATCTACAATTTTTGGTTCGTAAATTGATGGAAGTCTATCTCGAATATTGTATGACAAAAGCATTTCTGATGGAGTTCTTTTAGTGATTGAATGTGGGGAGGATCGATACATCAAAATATACTTGTTTAACTCTTCGACCCAATCGGTATTCATTGCTTGGCTAATAGTTAATCTTTTTAATAAAGAGCGATTCTGTCTTTCGACTTCTCCATTCTGCTGGGGCCAATAGGGGGTTGTGCTGACaagtttaatattatttttaatacaaaattCTTTAAATTCGTCACTGGAAAACTGTGGACCGTTGTCTGCGGTGATAGTTAATGGTAATCCAAAACGGGCAATAATTGGTGTTAACCGTCTTATAGTTTCTCCCGAGtcaatttttttcattatctCTACTTCTATATATCGACTAAAATAATCAACGACAACTAGCAGTGAGTGCCCAGAAGGAAGTGGTCCGAGGAAGTCGATAGCTACATGTTGCCATGGTGCAGATGGTAATTCACTTCTTTTCATCGGTTCgggtgccggtggtgcagaTACCATCATACATCCTTTGCAAGTTTTTACGTAGTTTTCTACCTGTTGGTCTAATTTTGGCCACCACACTTTAGCCCGTAGTCGCTGTTTCATGATGGTCATACCGGGGTGACCTTCATGTGCTAAATGCAAAGTTTGCTCTCTTAATGAATTGGGTATGACAATTCTTGTACCGCGCAGCAAAATCTGGTTTGCAAAACACAATTCTGACGAAAATACTTTAAATGGTGAAGCATCTTCAGACCAAATATCTTTTTCTAATCCTTGACGGACTGCGTGAATGGTCTTATCAGTTTCTGAAACTTTTTCTATTTCTCCTAATGAAAGAGCGGCTGGTGATGCATTAAAAGCTACCCAAGAAACGTACTGCTCCACACATTCGTCGAATGTTTTTCCTTCTACAGTTTCCGTAATGGCTAACCGTGAAAGTGGGTCTGCGATGTTAGTTTTGCCTGGTTTGTAAACAACAGATACTTTGTACGACTGTAAACGCACCACCCACCTCTCAATCCTAGCGCATGGTTTTGATCTTGTTCCGAAAATCGTTTCTAAGGGCTTGTGGTCTGTTATTAGTTCAAAGTTACGTCcgtatagggtaaatgtacctatagtggtggtagtaccaatagtggtgctattgctctaaaatgcggttcatagggcaaactaaaagtatttaagttatttaagttagtgtgaaatgttctttagccttttacaaagggtttaaaagttaaatggggccattccgttacttagtgaccgaaaaatccattattttgtgaaatgggtcaacatttttccaaaatccttaggatttcataacgaatctcatttttctgttaacgttctaaatgaccacataaccacgcaattactagtttttcaacataactgttatgaaatgttattgttttactaaaattatttgccttttgaccatatttatgcatttttgagtgttttttaccatagtgccattataggtacacaaaacaggcatgttcctatagtggttatagttataaaatcaataaaaaaaggtcgttttagattttttcggggaaatttttgacatgtcgtactgttttcactaaaataagcaacagaaatgagttttatgtaggtaatttaccaaaaacaggccaaaattcgcttatctggcagaatgaaaaattgacttcaaatcaagcatactcttccgggtgtaggttgacgacaggtttGATGCAGTACTTTTGTCAATAGCTTcatcgatcaaatttatacatttttttacgatcaaattacggaagaaaccaatattatggcagcaatccttgctattcatacaaaaacatcttcaaaactaagttatattgatattatacactgttttgaggcatctttgtttaccaccactataggaacacaatacgacgactataggaaccataccaccattataggtacaacgaagcaatcacaaaaatatgtattttttcgtaaatgtgatgtgtttcatggtaaaaatggttgcgattgcgaagataaaacatattccaattgctatgtgttaaaatattcagaaattgtctttcctgacactttaaatccattaaaacacatcggtacctctacaaattgcaccactattggtacatttaccctaagtAGAAATGAAATCGTTCTACAGCCCAAACGAGGGCTAAAGCTTCTTTTTCTATCTGGGCGTAGCGCCTCTCTACGTTAAATAAGCTTTTACTAGCATAGGCTATGATACGTGGGGTACCCTGAGCATCTATTTGAATTAAGACCGCACCGAGGCCAACCGGACTTGCATCAGCCACTAGCTGCGTTCTATCTGCAACATCAAAATACCCTAACGTTGTGGGACACATcataattgattttaatttgttaaatGCCTTTTGATGCTCAGATTTCCAGCAGAAATTTTGGTTCTGGCCTGTTAA is part of the Anopheles gambiae chromosome X, idAnoGambNW_F1_1, whole genome shotgun sequence genome and harbors:
- the LOC133391282 gene encoding uncharacterized protein LOC133391282; translated protein: MGLTSKAPKLNLRSTMQRHDGNYYRERKRELEEFYRICNEQLANVDLASSNIPWPDLLVENHPVEVPELLADYTSFAFSSGGEGVYDSFIDYVDENEVEKDDDLSFVHKLSLNDALRHLAIISRLSRFTIRTILAIIRKHFQAPVPKSSQTLMKTPIQVGKQIFPISGGQMWYRGIQSVLQNYFE